One window of the Bos indicus isolate NIAB-ARS_2022 breed Sahiwal x Tharparkar chromosome 15, NIAB-ARS_B.indTharparkar_mat_pri_1.0, whole genome shotgun sequence genome contains the following:
- the LOC109569151 gene encoding olfactory receptor 1S1-like: MHLGNQTSVSEFLLLGLSTQPEQQELLFALFLAMYLATVVGNGLIILAIGLDSYLHTPMYLFLANLAFADISSISTSVPKMLMNIQTKSPSISYESCVTQMYFSIVFVVIDNFLLGVMACDRFVAICHPLNYTAIMGPRLCLWLTAIPWVLSNAVALTHTLLLLRLVFCDGNALPHFFCDLAPLLRLSCSDTTANELVLFVVGSWVITLPFALTLISYVCVVRAVLRLSPTEGRWKAFSTCGSHLTVVFLFYGTIAGVYFFPSSSDPDNRDKIGAVLFTVVTPMMNPFIYSLRNKDMKGALRRLLHGRRALPVMP, translated from the coding sequence ATGCATCTAGGAAACCAAACGAGCGTCTCCGAATTCCTCCTCCTGGGACTCTCCACCCAACCTGAGCAGCAGGAGCTCCTCTTTGCGCTTTTCCTGGCTATGTACCTGGCCACTGTGGTGGGGAACGGGCTCATCATTCTGGCCATCGGCTTGGACTCTTACCTTCACACCCCCATGTACCTCTTTCTCGCCAACCTAGCCTTTGCTGATATTTCCTCCATTTCCACCTCAGTCCCCAAAATGCTGATGAATATTCAGACCAAGAGTCCATCCATCTCCTATGAGAGCTGCGTCACACAGATGTATTTTTCTATTGTCTTTGTTGTCATTGACAACTTCCTCTTGGGGGTCATGGCCTGTGACCGCTTTGTGGCTATCTGCCACCCTCTCAACTACACGGCCATCATGGGACCCAGGCTCTGCCTTTGGCTGACCGCCATCCCCTGGGTCCTCAGTAATGCTGTCGCCCTGACACACACCCTTCTGCTCCTTCGACTGGTCTTCTGTGATGGCAATGCTCTCCCGCACTTCTTCTGTGACCTGGCCCCGCTGCTCAGGCTGTCCTGCTCAGACACGACGGCCAATGAGCTCGTGCTCTTTGTCGTGGGCTCGTGGGTCATCACCCTGCCCTTCGCCCTCACCCTCATCTCCTATGTCTGCGTCGTCAGGGCTGTCCTGAGACTCTCACCCACAGAGGGGCGGTggaaagccttctccacctgtggctcTCACCTGACAGTCGTGTTCCTCTTCTACGGGACCATCGCAGGGGTCTACTTCTTCCCTTCATCCTCTGACCCTGACAACAGAGACAAGATTGGGGCGGTGCTGTTCACTGTGGTGACCCCCATGatgaaccccttcatctacagcctgaggaacaagGACATGAAAGGGGCCCTGAGGAGACTCCTCCATGGGAGAAGGGCTCTCCCTGTGATGCCCTGA